In Amia ocellicauda isolate fAmiCal2 chromosome 7, fAmiCal2.hap1, whole genome shotgun sequence, one genomic interval encodes:
- the LOC136753287 gene encoding lysophosphatidic acid receptor 4-like: MNNTTDINSAFTASYTIVLIFGVPLNGTALWIFLSRYRLRSPPVIYIANLATADLLFTISLPLRIYYHATGRWPFGEVLCTIITTLFRVNIISSSIFITLISMDRFLAVVYPLRTRTIRTTKFAGVSCGIAWMLMVALGTHIALTHHKDLKSEHKCFKPQKEETIVIVAIVVFLLVILNIFFTMIVIKTLHKDLIDPLRRKNKIMCLFIVNMLIFVVFFLPLSILLTWHYFHPAYSRELSILICHTSFNCCLDPVIYFFSLDALWETKNNTEMEMTPTEG, encoded by the coding sequence ATGAATAACACGACAGACATAAATTCCGCTTTCACTGCAAGTTACACTATCGTGTTGATCTTTGGGGTGCCGCTGAACGGGACAGCTTTGTGGATTTTCTTGTCAAGGTACAGGCTGAGATCGCCTCCTGTTATTTACATAGCCAACCTTGCCACAGCTGACCTTCTCTTCACCATTTCTTTACCTCTGAGGATCTACTACCATGCCACAGGTCGATGGCCCTTCGGAGAGGTCCTGTGTACAATTATCACAACCTTGTTCCGTGTGAATATTATCTCAAGCAGTATCTTCATTACCCTGATCAGCATGGATCGGTTCTTGGCTGTTGTTTACCCTCTGAGGACACGGACAATTCGCACTACAAAGTTTGCTGGAGTGAGTTGTGGAATAGCATGGATGCTGATGGTGGCACTTGGCACTCACATAGCATTAACCCATCATAAAGATTTAAAGTCAGAACACAAGTGCTTTAAACCCCAGAAGGAAGAAACTATTGTTATAGTAGCCATAGTTGTATTCCTTCTGGTAATACTGAATATCTTCTTCACCATGATAGTTATAAAAACTCTACACAAGGACCTGATTGAcccactcaggcgtaagaacaAGATTATGTGTCTGTTTATAGTGAATATGTTAATATTTGTGGTGTTCTTTCTGCCATTAAGCATATTATTAACTTGGCATTACTTTCATCCTGCGTACTCCAGAGAGTTGTCCATTCTAATATGCCACACTAGCTTCAACTGCTGTCTAGATCCAGTCATTTACTTTTTCTCTTTGGATGCCTTGtgggaaacaaaaaacaacacggAGATGGAGATGACTCCCACAGAGGGgtag